One [Clostridium] saccharolyticum WM1 DNA segment encodes these proteins:
- a CDS encoding RNHCP domain-containing protein has product MIDAKVLSQTEPKIDYRQSACAESFQCKVCGTIVMPDGAGSRHRNHCPKCLSSVHEDNDPGDRASLCKGIMEPVSVWVRKGGEWAIIHRCRTCGTLSSNRIAADDNPALLMSIAVKPLAMTPFPLNKLDELFGQ; this is encoded by the coding sequence ATGATTGATGCCAAAGTCCTTTCACAGACTGAACCTAAAATTGATTACCGGCAATCCGCCTGCGCTGAGAGCTTCCAATGCAAAGTATGCGGGACGATTGTAATGCCGGATGGGGCAGGAAGCCGGCATCGCAACCATTGTCCCAAGTGTTTATCCAGCGTTCATGAAGACAATGATCCGGGGGACCGGGCTTCCCTGTGCAAAGGAATTATGGAGCCGGTCAGTGTCTGGGTGCGCAAGGGAGGTGAATGGGCAATTATTCACAGATGCCGGACGTGCGGAACCTTGAGTTCAAACCGGATAGCAGCAGATGATAATCCGGCCCTGCTTATGTCCATTGCTGTTAAGCCATTGGCAATGACCCCATTTCCACTTAATAAATTGGATGAATTATTTGGACAATAA
- a CDS encoding response regulator transcription factor produces MKKVMIVDDEVLVRLGIQSLIKWENYGYRIVCDASDGEEALQKIRQYQPDIVLTDLKMSPVDGFELISECREKYPHIQFIVLSSYNDFENVRSAMKMGAFDYVFKLTVKPEELLKIMDEATSSGKGADTAKEANALTERNLEVIKRGLFKRILNSETFMKKYLEELTKLPLAVSFDKPFFILSITIDDFQVVRKKGDFMDLELLIFTMENILSELFNRHHRAEVFQYGEYDFAVAVNQEEHQDNKTFFTAMEREFGIFASCARQYYGLEVSGALSRECAGIQGIKEAIAQNRDTLKLRFFSEPGKLHPYERAVRERACLPPEFHSSVLERLAAEYDFFGIRKFLEDFFEFLKDKKRWEPEEIRYLLRKAYGAMAASFARSRADIDMFLDKNGMNMEASINDYTYLEIIRQSILELVGQYKKEYESNRGRILRKEVAEAKSFVRSHMKEELQVADIAAMVNMSGSYFSHVFKKEEGISFVEYVYRVRMEHARYLLESSDLKVNEIADEVGIINPNYFSTQFKKSVGQSPLEYRQSRLKKVEENNRM; encoded by the coding sequence ATGAAAAAGGTAATGATTGTGGATGATGAGGTTTTGGTGCGTCTGGGAATCCAGTCATTGATCAAATGGGAAAACTATGGATACCGGATTGTCTGTGACGCATCGGATGGGGAAGAGGCGCTTCAAAAGATCAGGCAGTATCAGCCGGATATCGTTCTTACGGATTTAAAGATGAGTCCGGTGGATGGTTTTGAGCTGATCTCGGAGTGCAGGGAAAAATATCCTCACATTCAGTTCATTGTCTTAAGCAGCTATAATGATTTTGAAAACGTAAGAAGTGCCATGAAAATGGGGGCGTTTGATTATGTGTTTAAGTTGACGGTGAAGCCGGAGGAATTGCTGAAAATTATGGATGAGGCCACCTCCTCCGGTAAAGGGGCAGACACAGCCAAGGAAGCCAATGCACTGACAGAGCGGAATCTGGAAGTCATAAAAAGGGGGTTGTTTAAAAGAATCTTAAACTCAGAAACCTTTATGAAGAAATATCTGGAGGAGCTGACAAAGCTGCCCCTTGCCGTTAGCTTTGACAAGCCCTTTTTTATTCTTTCCATTACCATTGATGATTTTCAGGTGGTAAGAAAAAAAGGGGATTTTATGGATCTGGAGCTTCTCATATTTACCATGGAGAATATTCTTAGTGAGCTGTTTAACCGGCATCACCGGGCGGAGGTTTTCCAATATGGGGAATATGATTTTGCCGTGGCAGTAAATCAGGAGGAACATCAGGATAATAAGACTTTTTTTACGGCAATGGAAAGGGAGTTCGGAATTTTTGCCAGTTGTGCCAGGCAGTATTACGGCCTGGAGGTAAGCGGAGCACTGAGCAGGGAATGTGCTGGGATTCAGGGGATCAAGGAGGCCATTGCCCAGAACCGGGATACCCTGAAATTGCGTTTTTTTTCGGAACCCGGCAAGCTTCATCCATACGAGAGGGCCGTCAGGGAAAGGGCCTGTCTGCCGCCGGAATTTCACAGCTCAGTCTTAGAGCGCCTGGCAGCGGAATATGATTTTTTCGGAATCAGGAAGTTTCTCGAAGACTTTTTTGAATTTCTCAAAGATAAAAAACGTTGGGAGCCGGAGGAGATCCGGTATCTGCTGAGAAAGGCCTATGGGGCCATGGCAGCCTCTTTTGCCCGCAGCAGAGCTGATATTGATATGTTCCTGGATAAAAACGGGATGAACATGGAGGCCTCCATCAATGATTATACGTATCTGGAAATAATCAGACAATCAATATTGGAGCTGGTGGGACAGTATAAAAAGGAGTATGAATCAAACCGCGGCAGGATCTTAAGGAAAGAGGTTGCTGAAGCAAAGAGTTTTGTCCGAAGCCATATGAAGGAAGAACTTCAGGTTGCAGACATTGCAGCCATGGTGAACATGAGCGGCAGTTATTTTTCTCACGTATTTAAAAAAGAGGAAGGGATCAGCTTTGTGGAATATGTATACCGGGTGAGGATGGAGCATGCCAGATACTTACTGGAAAGCAGCGATTTAAAGGTAAATGAGATTGCTGATGAGGTTGGGATTATCAATCCCAATTATTTCAGTACTCAGTTTAAAAAGAGTGTGGGACAATCCCCATTGGAATACCGCCAGTCACGGTTAAAGAAAGTGGAGGAAAATAACAGGATGTGA
- a CDS encoding metallophosphoesterase has product MKTDRRLTNAFKHADTVYFDDDSKYIFFSDIHRGDDSISDEFTRNQNVFLHALNYYYKEGYEYIEVGDGDELWEYKNFSVIRLAHSDVFTVIKKFYDAGRFIMLYGNHNIFLKSKRFIKENYFQYYDEYNQIRVDLFRGLKPKEAIILKHKKTKQTIFVLHGHQGDIMNDQLWVFSMLLLRYLWRYLHIVGFGNPTSPARNLYKRHKVEKVYSRWIEKHKMMLICGHTHRPKFPKLDELPYFNTGCCIRTRGINGIEIVNGKIQMVDWRIAAGENGDLRIHRTVVRGPVPIEYYEYKNNPYTAHCKSYDED; this is encoded by the coding sequence ATGAAGACTGACAGACGATTGACAAATGCTTTTAAACATGCTGATACGGTATATTTTGATGATGATTCAAAATATATATTTTTTAGTGATATCCATAGGGGGGATGACAGCATCTCAGATGAATTCACAAGAAATCAGAATGTTTTTTTGCATGCATTAAACTATTACTATAAAGAAGGCTATGAATATATTGAGGTTGGTGATGGAGATGAGCTTTGGGAATACAAGAATTTTAGTGTAATTCGTTTGGCTCACAGCGATGTTTTTACTGTAATAAAAAAATTTTATGATGCAGGCCGGTTTATCATGTTATATGGGAATCATAATATTTTTTTAAAATCAAAGCGCTTTATAAAAGAAAATTATTTTCAATATTATGATGAGTATAATCAAATAAGAGTGGATTTATTTAGAGGGTTAAAGCCGAAGGAGGCTATCATTCTAAAACATAAGAAAACAAAGCAGACGATTTTCGTGCTGCATGGTCATCAGGGGGATATTATGAATGACCAGTTATGGGTTTTTTCCATGTTGCTGCTTCGATATCTGTGGAGGTATTTGCATATTGTGGGATTCGGCAATCCAACCAGTCCGGCCCGTAATTTGTATAAAAGACATAAGGTAGAGAAGGTTTATAGCAGATGGATAGAAAAACATAAAATGATGCTTATCTGTGGACACACTCACAGACCTAAATTTCCGAAGCTTGATGAACTCCCATATTTTAATACCGGCTGTTGTATACGTACTCGCGGTATTAACGGGATAGAAATTGTCAATGGTAAAATTCAAATGGTTGACTGGAGAATTGCTGCCGGTGAAAATGGAGATTTGCGTATACACAGAACCGTAGTCAGGGGACCGGTACCAATTGAGTATTACGAGTATAAAAACAATCCATATACGGCTCATTGCAAAAGCTATGATGAGGATTAA
- a CDS encoding CD3324 family protein: MKTQIRRSIMSYIKAADVLPKEIIDLIQNYIDGEYIYIPRKECNRKAWGENTRSKEMVFFRNKEIYEKYTEGMTIDHLSEAYCLSPKSIQKIIAKIKLKNQ; encoded by the coding sequence CTGAAAACACAGATTAGGAGGAGCATAATGAGCTATATCAAGGCGGCCGATGTGCTGCCCAAAGAAATAATTGACTTAATTCAAAATTATATTGACGGTGAATATATTTACATACCAAGAAAAGAATGCAATCGAAAGGCATGGGGAGAAAATACCAGAAGCAAGGAGATGGTTTTTTTCAGAAACAAGGAGATTTACGAAAAATATACAGAAGGAATGACCATTGACCATCTTTCAGAGGCTTATTGTTTATCTCCGAAAAGCATACAAAAAATTATTGCAAAAATTAAATTGAAGAATCAGTAA
- a CDS encoding ABC transporter substrate-binding protein, whose translation MRNWKKLGALAMASLMAMSVMAGCQSGRKSDQATTPAETAKTEESKTETPKTGSGEPVVLRMWGGVPAEAGPQAVCDNFNQLYKDKGIQVEYERFVNDDTGNLKLETNLLSGDGVDLYMTYSTDTLTKRAEGNMALDLSELIARDDFQLTKYFGTLAEAYYINGNPFSIPTKLDQYGIVLNQDMFEAAGIEIPTEWTFEEFREIAKKLTHGEGQDKVYGMFWNSQQDLTYLFTYLAAQTNGGDPMYKNDKETSFDDPVVLKSVELINNMMNVDKTSPTHTDSVTQKLSQESMFLTGKSAMTVGPWIVRSVKDQASYPHDFKTAFAPYPVVEEGQRNYTQGGYGDHLCINPKSQNIDAAWEFAKWYATEGMLPVVEGGRVPASNTYNALEVTEAFVMGAEDYLDSETTQKILITPADNYAVPSITNHIAEVRKIAVEELEGIFIGKQTVEEGMKKAKTRADALLQK comes from the coding sequence ATGAGAAATTGGAAAAAATTAGGGGCTCTTGCCATGGCATCTCTGATGGCAATGTCAGTGATGGCCGGCTGCCAGAGCGGCCGCAAGTCAGATCAGGCAACTACGCCGGCGGAAACAGCAAAAACAGAGGAGTCAAAGACAGAAACTCCAAAAACTGGAAGCGGAGAGCCTGTGGTTTTAAGAATGTGGGGCGGCGTTCCGGCGGAAGCAGGCCCTCAGGCAGTTTGTGACAATTTCAACCAGCTCTATAAGGATAAGGGGATACAGGTAGAGTACGAACGGTTTGTAAATGATGATACGGGAAATTTAAAGCTGGAAACGAATCTTCTTTCAGGAGATGGAGTGGATCTTTACATGACCTACAGCACCGATACCCTGACAAAGCGGGCGGAAGGAAACATGGCGCTGGATCTTTCTGAGCTGATTGCACGGGATGATTTTCAACTGACAAAATATTTCGGAACCCTTGCGGAGGCGTATTACATTAACGGAAACCCTTTTTCCATACCAACAAAACTGGATCAGTACGGAATCGTGTTAAATCAAGACATGTTTGAAGCGGCGGGTATTGAGATTCCCACGGAATGGACCTTTGAAGAATTCCGGGAAATTGCAAAAAAACTTACTCATGGAGAAGGTCAGGATAAGGTATATGGCATGTTCTGGAATTCCCAGCAGGACCTGACTTATCTCTTTACCTATCTGGCGGCCCAGACCAACGGCGGAGACCCGATGTATAAAAACGACAAGGAAACAAGCTTTGACGATCCTGTGGTATTAAAATCCGTTGAACTGATCAACAACATGATGAATGTGGATAAAACGTCCCCGACACATACAGATTCCGTGACCCAGAAACTCTCTCAGGAAAGCATGTTTCTGACCGGAAAGTCTGCCATGACGGTAGGCCCATGGATTGTAAGAAGCGTAAAGGACCAGGCCAGCTATCCTCATGATTTTAAAACAGCGTTTGCTCCTTACCCGGTGGTAGAAGAAGGACAGAGAAATTACACCCAGGGTGGCTATGGAGACCATCTTTGCATCAATCCAAAATCCCAGAATATTGATGCTGCATGGGAATTTGCAAAATGGTACGCTACCGAGGGAATGCTTCCTGTAGTGGAAGGAGGCCGTGTGCCGGCTTCCAATACCTATAATGCCCTGGAAGTAACGGAGGCGTTTGTTATGGGAGCCGAGGATTATCTGGATTCGGAAACCACCCAGAAGATACTGATTACACCTGCCGATAATTATGCAGTACCTTCCATTACCAACCATATAGCGGAAGTAAGGAAAATTGCGGTAGAAGAGCTGGAAGGAATCTTTATCGGAAAGCAGACCGTGGAGGAAGGCATGAAAAAGGCCAAAACCAGAGCTGATGCGCTGTTGCAAAAATAA
- a CDS encoding cache domain-containing sensor histidine kinase, translated as MKKPSKLSVRMFLLLLLCVVMPLAGVCIYVRVSMEHFIQEKLSEKVIQNISRGERNICDNLQNIAALTNVFVYDEELQKRIADPDTSQYENTKYFDQMIHKLSIASGFDFVQDMKILLFDGCGRIYSNWSMNYQDYQFLLDQDWVKKSRDNNGHIVWAMFNPAYIIGEKKDQTYISLAKSLLKDYTTGNVIGTLIISIDQKKFSDLLMEYAYDGDMAYICVGEGTVLLQNDTQGLVHEEDLKHLYRETKEKKSGSLRYQTGGGNFLISYYTIPKPWVFNDQQMKVFHFTNYQEVTNQMEMIGRRMNLVLLIVICALVLILYISIRMLVKPIVKLSGQMENYTLDMDIKDIDMERSDEIGQLNRSFRQMSVNIRGLFEQLRNEHEVKEKYRYESLRAQLNPHFLFNTLSTIRWMAIIRGADNIVDGIDALAHILKYSMSRENCLVTVAEEVENIRNYLYIQNCRYGNHCRLEIDLSESIMNLKTAKFILQPIVENAIIHGYDKDREEILIRIYGFAEAGSLNIYVEDDGVGISPNMIRQFEAYRKDRVKESKLTGIGIKNVDEYIRITFGNEYGLTIESLKTRGTVVLFTLPVIREEKSGDEKGNDCG; from the coding sequence ATGAAAAAGCCTTCTAAATTATCGGTCCGGATGTTCCTGCTGCTCCTGCTGTGTGTGGTCATGCCCCTTGCCGGAGTCTGTATTTATGTACGAGTCAGTATGGAGCATTTTATCCAGGAAAAGCTCAGTGAAAAAGTCATTCAGAATATTTCAAGGGGAGAACGGAATATCTGCGATAATTTGCAGAATATCGCCGCCTTGACCAATGTCTTTGTATATGATGAGGAGCTGCAAAAGCGCATAGCAGATCCGGACACCTCCCAATATGAGAATACGAAGTACTTTGACCAGATGATCCATAAGCTCAGCATTGCCAGCGGGTTCGATTTTGTTCAGGACATGAAGATCCTTCTGTTTGACGGCTGCGGCAGGATTTATTCCAACTGGAGTATGAATTACCAGGATTACCAGTTTCTGCTGGATCAGGATTGGGTGAAGAAGAGCAGGGATAACAATGGGCATATTGTGTGGGCCATGTTTAATCCTGCCTATATCATTGGAGAGAAGAAGGATCAGACCTATATTTCCCTGGCAAAATCCCTTCTCAAGGATTATACCACGGGAAACGTAATAGGAACTCTTATCATCAGCATAGATCAGAAAAAATTCAGTGATCTGTTAATGGAATACGCATATGACGGTGACATGGCTTACATCTGTGTGGGAGAAGGAACCGTGCTTTTGCAAAATGATACCCAGGGGCTTGTTCATGAGGAGGATTTAAAGCACTTATACCGGGAAACAAAAGAGAAAAAAAGCGGGAGCCTGCGGTATCAGACAGGGGGAGGGAATTTTCTCATAAGCTATTACACCATACCAAAACCATGGGTGTTTAATGATCAGCAAATGAAAGTTTTCCATTTTACCAATTATCAGGAAGTGACCAATCAGATGGAAATGATCGGCCGCAGGATGAATCTGGTCCTTCTGATCGTCATATGTGCACTGGTCCTGATTCTGTACATTTCCATCAGGATGCTGGTAAAGCCTATTGTCAAGCTCAGCGGCCAGATGGAAAATTATACCTTGGACATGGATATAAAAGATATAGATATGGAACGGTCTGATGAAATCGGCCAGTTAAACCGTTCCTTCCGTCAAATGTCTGTGAATATCCGGGGGTTGTTTGAACAGCTTAGAAACGAGCATGAGGTAAAGGAAAAATACCGGTATGAATCCCTGAGGGCACAGTTAAATCCGCATTTTCTCTTTAATACCCTGTCAACCATCCGTTGGATGGCGATCATAAGAGGTGCTGACAATATTGTAGACGGCATTGACGCTCTTGCCCACATATTAAAATACAGCATGAGCAGGGAAAACTGCCTGGTGACGGTGGCAGAAGAAGTGGAGAATATCAGGAACTATCTTTATATCCAGAATTGCCGCTATGGAAACCACTGCAGGCTGGAGATTGATCTTTCAGAATCTATCATGAACTTAAAAACAGCTAAATTCATCCTTCAGCCCATCGTGGAAAATGCCATTATCCATGGATATGACAAGGACAGAGAGGAGATTCTGATCCGGATTTACGGATTTGCGGAGGCTGGCAGCTTAAACATCTATGTGGAGGATGACGGTGTGGGCATTTCCCCCAATATGATCAGGCAGTTTGAGGCTTACCGAAAGGACCGGGTAAAAGAAAGCAAGCTGACAGGTATCGGGATCAAGAATGTGGATGAGTATATCCGGATTACCTTCGGCAATGAATATGGACTGACCATAGAAAGCCTTAAAACGAGGGGAACGGTGGTGCTATTTACGCTTCCGGTCATAAGAGAGGAGAAATCAGGGGATGAAAAAGGTAATGATTGTGGATGA
- a CDS encoding coenzyme F420-0:L-glutamate ligase: MERLIGTVSRGVRAPIIRQGDDIAEIVISSVLDAAKCENFELRDRDVIAATEAIVARAQGNYATVDQIAADINNKFGHETIGIVFPILSRNRFSICLKGIARGAKKITLMVSYPSDEVGNHLIDLDALDEKGINPWTDILTEAKYRELFGYRKHTFTGVDYIEYYKELIQKEDCEVEVILANDCRTILNYTKHVLCCDIHSRFRTKRLLKAAGAESVYGLDDILSAPVNGSGYNENYGLLGSNKATEDTVKLFPRNCEPIVKKIQDGILERTGKHVEVMVYGDGAFKDPMGKIWELADPVVSPAYTEGLEGQPNEVKLKYLADNDFADLSGAELKAAISNYIQSKESNLVGSMVSQGTTPRRLTDLIGSLCDLTSGSGDKGTPIVLVQGYFDNYTK, translated from the coding sequence ATGGAAAGACTCATAGGTACTGTTTCAAGAGGTGTACGCGCTCCAATTATCCGGCAGGGAGACGACATTGCAGAAATAGTTATTTCAAGTGTACTTGATGCAGCAAAATGTGAAAATTTTGAATTACGTGACCGGGATGTTATTGCCGCAACTGAAGCCATTGTGGCCCGTGCTCAGGGAAATTATGCTACTGTTGACCAAATCGCCGCTGATATCAATAATAAATTCGGTCATGAAACCATTGGCATTGTATTTCCAATATTAAGCCGTAACCGTTTTTCCATTTGTCTAAAGGGCATTGCAAGAGGTGCCAAAAAAATCACTTTAATGGTAAGCTATCCTTCGGATGAAGTAGGCAATCACCTGATCGATCTTGACGCTTTGGATGAGAAAGGCATTAACCCATGGACCGATATTTTGACAGAAGCAAAATACCGTGAGCTTTTTGGTTACCGTAAGCATACCTTTACGGGAGTTGATTACATTGAGTACTACAAGGAGCTGATTCAAAAAGAAGACTGCGAAGTGGAAGTTATTCTTGCCAATGACTGCCGTACCATTTTAAATTATACGAAGCATGTTCTTTGCTGCGATATTCATTCCCGTTTCAGAACAAAACGTTTGTTAAAGGCTGCCGGTGCAGAGTCTGTGTATGGTCTTGATGACATTTTAAGCGCTCCGGTTAATGGAAGCGGATATAACGAAAACTATGGCTTGCTTGGCAGCAATAAAGCTACGGAAGACACCGTTAAGCTGTTTCCCCGTAACTGTGAGCCTATCGTCAAAAAGATACAGGATGGAATCCTTGAAAGAACCGGAAAACATGTTGAAGTTATGGTTTACGGTGACGGCGCTTTCAAGGATCCCATGGGTAAAATTTGGGAATTGGCAGATCCGGTAGTTTCCCCGGCTTATACAGAAGGTCTGGAAGGCCAGCCCAACGAAGTCAAATTAAAATATCTTGCTGATAATGATTTTGCTGATTTAAGCGGAGCAGAACTAAAGGCTGCCATTTCCAATTATATTCAAAGCAAAGAGAGTAATTTAGTCGGCAGTATGGTATCTCAGGGAACCACCCCCCGCCGGTTAACGGACTTGATCGGCTCACTGTGTGATCTTACTTCAGGCAGCGGTGATAAAGGAACTCCCATCGTATTGGTACAAGGTTACTTTGATAATTACACCAAATAA
- a CDS encoding GH36-type glycosyl hydrolase domain-containing protein encodes MDTAHAPTTQEKETEDYEFFNGFGAFACEGREYEILLEGNNRPPAPWINVISNKSFGFLISESGGGFTWSINSRENKLTPWSNDPVSDKASEAVYILDEITGEVMTPMSLGRSDRGIYRVRHGFGYSRFLHEEGMINQELTVFTPLDEPVKLWSLTLTNCSDKVKYLSLTYYVEWVLGTQGEQTSPYILTSYDNEHESFYARNIYTMNFQNTYSYLFSSEAITGYTGDRQEFLGQKGSIREPRGAEVKLSCNTGVCYDPCGAIQVSIEIQPQESKTVLFGLGQGSSLDEIHRIRHKYREVVAAETEFNRVKAYWDGLLGTVQVKTKDRALDILVNGWLLYQTVACRIQARAGFYQCGGAYGYRDQLQDTLSLLFADPGILRSQIFIACSRQFEEGDVQHWWHPPMGIGVRTRITDDLLWLPYCTAAYVRSTGDAAILKEQVPYIKGPLLEEDQHDVMFTPEISQLSESVYEHCKKTIDRTCFGEHGLPLMGGGDWNDGMNEVGIMGKGESVWLAWFLYTVLGDFIPLCLQQEDGTYSRELEHKREKLLQSIEENAWDGEWYLRAFYDDGTKLGSKENDECRIDSISQSWSVISKGAKEERAKTAMQSAWHYLVREEDAISLLLMPPFNKTSKNPGYIKNYIPGMRENGGQYTHAAVWLAIATSMLREYPMAQTLFTLLNPIHVTQNRKDVLKYEKEPYVMTADISLCPPYTGRGGWSWYTGSAGWMYQGLLSWFLGFRKEGNELVIDPGTPAGFGDFTIEYKYGKSLYEIRVESRSKGVLTTESILIDGKPVDGNRVPLVDDGEKHRIIV; translated from the coding sequence TTGGACACAGCGCATGCACCAACTACACAGGAAAAAGAAACAGAAGATTATGAATTTTTTAACGGCTTCGGGGCATTTGCCTGTGAGGGCAGAGAATATGAAATTCTGTTGGAGGGCAATAACCGGCCGCCGGCACCCTGGATTAATGTTATCTCAAACAAGAGCTTTGGATTTCTGATATCGGAGTCAGGCGGCGGCTTTACCTGGAGCATCAACAGCAGGGAAAATAAGCTTACACCCTGGTCCAATGACCCCGTAAGTGACAAAGCTTCTGAGGCGGTTTATATTCTGGATGAAATAACCGGCGAGGTAATGACTCCCATGTCTCTTGGAAGGTCTGACCGGGGGATTTACCGGGTAAGGCATGGCTTTGGTTACAGCAGGTTCCTTCATGAGGAAGGGATGATAAATCAGGAGCTGACTGTCTTTACTCCTTTGGATGAGCCGGTGAAGCTATGGAGCCTTACGCTGACCAACTGTTCGGATAAAGTGAAATATTTAAGCCTGACCTATTATGTGGAATGGGTGCTGGGCACCCAGGGGGAGCAAACCAGCCCTTATATCCTGACGTCTTATGACAATGAACACGAAAGCTTCTATGCTAGGAACATCTACACCATGAATTTTCAAAACACTTATTCCTACCTGTTTTCCAGTGAAGCCATCACCGGATATACCGGTGACAGACAGGAGTTTCTGGGGCAGAAGGGCAGCATCCGGGAGCCGCGGGGAGCAGAGGTCAAGCTTTCCTGCAATACAGGGGTATGCTATGATCCCTGCGGGGCAATCCAGGTTTCAATAGAAATTCAGCCTCAGGAAAGTAAAACGGTGCTGTTTGGGCTGGGGCAGGGCAGCAGTCTTGACGAAATACATCGAATCAGGCATAAGTATAGAGAAGTGGTGGCTGCAGAAACAGAGTTTAACAGGGTAAAAGCTTATTGGGACGGATTATTAGGGACGGTTCAGGTAAAGACCAAGGACAGGGCGTTGGATATCCTGGTAAACGGCTGGCTGCTTTATCAGACGGTGGCCTGCCGCATTCAGGCAAGGGCAGGCTTTTATCAGTGCGGAGGTGCTTATGGATACCGGGACCAGCTTCAGGATACTCTTTCCCTTCTTTTTGCTGATCCTGGCATTCTGCGCAGTCAGATATTCATTGCCTGCAGCAGGCAGTTTGAAGAAGGGGATGTCCAGCACTGGTGGCATCCTCCTATGGGGATCGGGGTTAGAACGAGAATAACCGATGATTTGCTTTGGCTGCCTTATTGCACCGCTGCCTATGTCCGAAGCACGGGAGATGCCGCAATTTTAAAGGAGCAGGTGCCTTACATCAAGGGACCGCTGCTTGAAGAGGATCAGCATGATGTGATGTTTACTCCGGAAATTTCTCAGCTTTCCGAAAGTGTTTATGAACATTGTAAAAAGACCATTGACCGGACCTGCTTCGGAGAACATGGACTTCCTCTCATGGGAGGAGGGGACTGGAATGACGGCATGAATGAGGTAGGTATTATGGGGAAGGGGGAGAGTGTCTGGCTGGCATGGTTTTTGTATACCGTATTAGGTGATTTTATTCCTTTGTGCTTACAGCAGGAGGACGGGACCTATAGCCGGGAATTGGAGCACAAACGGGAAAAACTGCTACAGAGCATTGAAGAAAATGCCTGGGATGGGGAGTGGTATCTGCGGGCCTTTTACGATGACGGTACAAAGCTGGGATCCAAGGAAAATGATGAGTGCAGAATCGATTCCATCAGCCAGTCCTGGAGCGTAATTTCAAAGGGGGCAAAGGAAGAACGTGCGAAAACAGCAATGCAGTCCGCATGGCATTACCTGGTAAGAGAGGAAGATGCCATTTCCCTGCTTTTGATGCCGCCTTTTAATAAGACAAGCAAAAATCCTGGTTATATAAAGAATTATATCCCCGGTATGCGGGAAAACGGAGGCCAGTATACCCATGCGGCAGTTTGGCTGGCCATCGCCACATCCATGCTTCGTGAATATCCCATGGCCCAGACCTTATTCACCCTGCTTAATCCCATTCACGTGACGCAAAACAGGAAAGATGTGCTTAAGTACGAGAAAGAACCCTATGTAATGACTGCGGATATATCCCTTTGTCCGCCATATACCGGCAGAGGCGGCTGGAGCTGGTATACTGGTTCCGCAGGCTGGATGTATCAGGGGCTGTTAAGCTGGTTTCTGGGCTTCCGGAAAGAAGGGAATGAACTGGTCATTGATCCTGGCACACCGGCAGGTTTCGGAGATTTTACCATTGAATATAAATATGGGAAGTCCCTATATGAGATCCGGGTAGAGAGCAGAAGCAAAGGCGTGCTGACGACGGAATCAATCCTTATTGATGGTAAGCCTGTTGATGGAAACAGAGTCCCGTTGGTGGATGATGGAGAAAAGCATCGGATCATAGTTTAG